Genomic DNA from Paenibacillus donghaensis:
TAAAATTCGGACACTGCCATATCCGTTGGACCGCCGTGAGCGTCGTCTGCTGCAATGGCGTTCACCTGCTTGCCTCGCTTCAACACGTAGTCCCAGTAGGATACTCCGTAACCTACCGCCTCCTGAATTTCGGATTGGTGATTATAGATTTCAATCGCTGCATAACCCTCAAGCTGAAGCAGATCCTCTTCTCGATTCTTTGACCATTCCGGATGATTCATAATGACCAGGTTGCCTTTGCTTCTCATCTCATCGATCAATTGCTGAATAGTATCCAGGTTCTCATAATCCGGCTTCTCATGTTCCTCATCATGCTGAAAAGGCTTCTCTACCTTCCGTGAGCGATCTAAAAGTCCATGTAGATGGTACTGCTGACCCGTTGTATCCCGTTCCATATTACAAGCCATTTCATAGCCGTCCAGCATAATAAAAGTCTCCGTATCATACTCGTCGCTATGAAAATAAATTTCATGGTCGCTCAAGCACATAAAGTCATAGCTCTTCGAGCGATAGGCCGCAATCATTTGTTCTACCGTATACATCCCATCACTGCGAACAGAATGTGCATGAATGTTGCCTTTATACTTTTGACGCCCAGTGCACAAAAGAGTAACATCTCTCATGGTTATTCTTCCTCCGTCAAGTCACCCACAAAGATCGGATTAGACCAAGCTACTCTACCGTTCTCATCCACACACTCGACACGAATATATTGCATATCCTTCTGAATCATCATGCTTCCCGAGGTCATCAGCTCACCGGTTTCGAACTTCCCAAGGAAGGGTCCGCGTTGTGGAAATGCTTTAAACATAATATGTTGGCAAGGCGAGCACTCTACGTTTACGAACCCATCCACCACACGATAATCCAAGATTTCCGGTCCCGAGCTGGAATAAAATTGGCCCTTCTTTAATGCCGTAATCATTCCTTGCTGTGAAAGCTCCTCCGCTTGGACAGAAACCCAGCCTCCCCCATATTCGGCGAGTTTGCTGTTGGGGTCATGATTGTGCGAGTCATCCGCAGCGATACCAAAGACACGCTTGCCATTTTGAAGGGCGTGATCCCAATAAGCCGCCCCATAAGAAGAACTTGGTGTCCACTCCGTTGCGTGATTATATATTTCGATTGCAAAAAAACCATCATACTGCACCATATCCTCGAACCGTGTCAAATGCCATTCCGGGTGATTGAAAATGACAAGATTGCCATGCGCTCTCATTTCATCAATAAGCTTCTGTGGAGAATGTGATCCTTCCCAAGGAATAGGGACCTCGAATGATTGCAAATGCTGGAACTGTTCCTTCTCAGATTCGATTGTCGGATCGCCTAGTACACCAAAGTGGTAACCAGGGTCTGTGTCTGGCACATGATTCAATCCACCTCTTTCCATGCCTGGCAGTACGATGAAAGAATCAGAATCATACTCCGTTGTACGAACAAATACATCATGATCCGTTATACTGATAAAGTCGTAGCCTTTATCCTTAAAAGCAGCAACAACATCCGATGCTTCTTGAGATCCATCTGACCAAGTTGTGTGTAAGTGCAAATTCCCTTTGTACGTTCTTTTGCTTTTGTCTACATACACTGCATCTTTCATTGTCATCACTCCTCTTTTGAATCGCAAAATCATGAACAAAAAAATTGTTTTTGTTTGTTTTCATTTTTATTCATGTTGTTTTAATTATTCTACTGCGAAAAAACAAGCAATACAATGCGATTTCGAATATTTAACATAGGGATTACAATTTTAACACAACAAAAAACAACAAGAAGAAACGGCTTCGCCGTCCACTGCAAGAGGCGGCATCCGTTTCTGCGAGAAATAGAAGGATAAATTATAGCGTGCAACATATAAATTCTTATATTTCAAAAAAAATCCAGTAGTGAAGGAGTACCTTCTCTACTAGATTTACGCCTGAATCAAGGCTTAAGTATACGATTCGCTCGGCATCATCCATTTTGTATTGGAATCTTCCAACTGGGTCTTCCATTCTTCTGGAGGCTCCAGTTCCGAAATAACCACATCGACACTCTCGAAGTCGCATATCTTAGCCATCGATCGTTTGTTCCATTTTGATGAATCCGCCAGAACGATGGACATTTCCGACTGCTGAATCCATTTGCGAGTTAACATTGCTTTTTCATAATCATAACTTGTGAATCCATGCTTCATCGATAAGGCATCCACGGTCACAAATGCTTTATTCACAAAAATATCCGACATGCTTGCTTCTGTAAAAGCACCTGCTACACGAAGATGCTTTACGCTTACTACCCCGCCAAGCATGATGATTTTGCCATCGAATTGCTCTCGTTTCTTAAGTTCAATCAAGGACATCATGGCAGAGATTGAACTCGTTAGAACAGTAACCTCCTGCTTCTGAGATAGAAACGGGATAATCTGTAGCGGTGTTGTACCTTCGTCTAAAAAAATAACGTCATGGTCGTCAATTAGGGTAAACGCAAGATATCCGATTTTCTCCTTCGCTTCTTGGTTAATGCAAGCTCTTTCGAACAAGGTTGGCTCTACCTCTACCTTCGGCTTGATCGCACCGCCATACACCTTCTTGAGCTTATTTTCTTTCTCGAGCTCATCCAAATCTCTGCGAATCGTTTCTGATGTAACGTCGAACATACGAGCCAGGTCACCCGCAATGACCTTCCCATATTCGTTAAGCAAGTTCATAATACTTAGTTTTCTTTCTTCACTTGCAAGAGACATTACTAATCCTCCTATTCTTCCACTATAAAGTTCACGCGGATGTGGGCGTCTCAGAGTGATTCCCAACCAAATTCCGCATCCATTTCTGAGAGCGATAACGTCTATACCCTATGAAAGCCTTGCTCATCTCTTCACATAAAAATAATGCATAAACCCACTCCATTGGCAAACGGAATACATAAGTTCCCACAAATACCGCAGGTAATGCAATACCCCATGTTGTCATTAAAATCATAATCATTGTGAACAAATTATCTCCGCCTGCTCTAAACATACCGACAATCCATACATTATTCAAGAAAAGTGCGGTCATTACCATCCCCTGCAGCAGGAGGATATTTCCTAAAGAAGCATGTACTTCGGTGCTTAAGTTTGGAAATATGAATGCCACAAACGGAGAACCCATCATCATTACCACACTTACGATTATACCAGCAATGACCGAAATCCGAGTATATCTGCGAGCATAATCCATCGCTTGTTCCTGATTGTCCTGTCCAAGCTTTTGCCCAATCATGACTTTGGCCGCATAGGCAAATCCATGAATACCCATCATGAAATATCCTTGCAGCGTATTCGCAAGCTGGAATGTAGTCAATGCAGCGATGCTTAAGGACCCAAAAGCTACGGCATACAGCATATTCCCGATCGACCACATTCCTTCGTGAAACACCAGTGGGGTTATTGTTTTCACCACCTGCTTGCGCAGTATCATAGGTAAACTGAACAGTTCTTGGATTCGAATATTTAAATAATACGATTTGATATAAATGAAAACAATCAAAAACAGAAGACTCGTACCTGTTGCTATTAACGTTCCCCATGCCGCCCCTACAACACCCAGGTTGGGTAAACCCAGCCTCCCGTAAATCAACCCATAGTCGAGAATGATATTAATCATCATCGCACATAGACCGACATATAACGTTATTTTAACCTTCCCGAGCGATCCCAGCGCCTGAGCATAAGCATCTCTAACAGCACTGATTAGAAAAACAAAAACCATAATTGAAACATATTGAATGCCAAGCGGCAGCAGCTCAACATCCTTAATAAATAGAGAAAGAATCGGCTCCTTCCAAATCGACACTACCACAAATGACAAAAGACTAATCCCGATGCCTGTTAACAACATGAACCCAAATGTCGCTCGCACAAGCGTTAGCTGATGTTTTCCATGGTACTGAGTTATGTATGAGGTCATCCCGTAGACTGCGGTAAGGATCATCGATAGAATAAAGCTGATTCTGCCCGCTGCAGCGGTAACAGCCACCGCCCCATCTCCCAGATTGGTCACCATTAGCATATTAACTAGTGAGAACGAATTAGCAACAAGCATTTGTAGCACCGAAGGAATAACTAATCCTTTCATTTCACGATTAAAATCAGAGTTCCCGATCGTACTCTTTCCCAATCCTATCCCTCCTTTACATTCAGATTGTACGATCACTTGCATGTTTTCCGTTTCATCCCAAAATAAAAACTTAGTTTTGATGTTGTTTTCATTGCTTTCATGTTGCTAATTCAGCATACAGATTGTTTATTAATTAGTCAATATACTAGACACCAACTAGATAATGCGTGCCTCTGGGCACGCCGAAAAAAAAAACTGACACCGATAGAGTATCGGCGTCAGTATATGGCCTAGGGTTGTTCCAATGTCCACTACATGGGGTCTTGACCACTGCGTGAATGCTTTGTTATGTGAAGTGGCACCCTTTTGCGGTATTACTGTCTGATTATTAGGATGTCTTGAGGCGGTCTACCAGTGCTTTGAATTCGGGAAATTTCAGAGTTTGTAAGGTTGCGCCCTACCAAAATGAAAGAAGACGTGACATTATTAAAATTAAAATTACCTAAGTCCGCCACGTTTTGGCTTCCACGGAACACACGGAATGAACCCTGAAAGTTAATTCGCGAAAACAGTACAAGCGTTACTTGAGAGCTCTGCACAACATTTCTAAGTCGGAAGCTCGAGAGAACGTTGTTAAACCGAAACGCTCCAAGATCACGAACCGCAACTCCTCCACGTCTGAAGAGGATTCGGCGAACAGAAAAAAAGGTGCCAGACCAAAGAGTAAGACGTACATCACGATTTGCCAACTATATCACTCCTTTCCTGAGGTATGATATAGTATATGCCAACCTTAAAGAACGGTAAGAGGCAAATAGAGCAGTGTAAAAGTTTGTTTTTCGGTTTTTCCATGTAATTCTCCAAAATCAATGACCATGGAACTCCCGCGTGGCACTTAGTGGCTACACATACTCCGTTTACGACTTGTGCTTCACCTCCAAAAATCTCGGCAAACCTTTTACACTGTGGACTTATACAATACCGAATAGCTAATAAGATAGAGTTCCCCGAATCAAAAAAAGCTGCAGTTGTTACTACTTAGGACCCTGCGAGGATTCAGAAGGTTTACTTGTGAAGGTTAGGGGATCGCACTACCGTAATCCAAACCCTCCCCCACCCGAACTTCAGGTAACCTACGTCCTAACGGACCGCATAGCTCCTATTTCCTCATTTCTGCGCTGGTTTGGAATGTAACGGACCGCATAGCCTCTATATCGGCAAAACAGGCCTTACCTAGTGGGTTTCGGCTTGAATAGGGGCTCCTGAGTCCGTTAGAGCTGCAAAACAGCCTTTTTACAGCAAATAGAGGCTCCTGAGTCCGCAATAGTCTGAAAGTTAAACGCTGGTTACTGGCGACGGCCTTCATTTGTTATGCTTAGCCTCCTTGTCGCGCGGTGTGGTAGGACAGGCTCGGACGAGTAACACATGGAACACAAGGGGGCTCTAAGTAGTAACCTGCAGCTAAACTAATCCTCAATTAGTTTTAAGATCCACTTACTTTAGTGTAATCAAAAATACGTCGGATGCCTTGCCAAAAAATCCAACATATCCGTTCACCGGAAGCTTAGCTGTGTTCTTCCCGCTAACGGTTGAAAAGCTTACACATGTATTATTTTCGTCATAGACTGCAAAACTGGTGTTTGTAGGTAAATTAACTGTTATTGTTTTGTTGGCTGCCTTGTCGTTAATCTGATACCAACGGGCAAATCCATTGGCCTGTATGGTAGTTGAGGATGTCTTGCCTTCATACATGGACGGAAGATCGGCTTTATTAATAAAAGTCATATTATACATTTTGAGATACTCTGCATTGTTTTCTTTATAAAATTTCAAATCCGTCGTATCCCTGCCCGAGGCTACGGGAATTTGTACTGCGTTTACGGCATTGTTTTCATCAAGAATCTTACTTCCGGCAACATACCCGTTTTTTACGTCAATCAATAATTTACTCGGTACCAAAGGAACAAACAGTGCTTCTGAGCTTGGTCTTTCCGTAAGCAGCAAATAGTCTTTGCCGACTCGCTCTGTCCATGCATCTGACACCGCCTTGTTCAACTGAACCGGCTCTACTTTTTGAGAATCATAAAACGTAAGGCTGCTTTGATCTAGCCCTGGAAAGTTTAAATAAGCGCTGGCCTTGATATAGGTAATTCCGTTGTTCTGCTGCTCAAAACTTAATGTAACCGTACCGTCTTCACTCTTGAAGTGGTCGTCCCCCACATACACATACTTCTGTGCTGGAATGTACCCTCCCAATAATACAGGCATATCGATTTCTCCATCTTTGATCTCAATCTCCTTAGGACTATCCGCTGCAGCCGCATAGACACCATTGTATTGGTTCAAGCTTTCCGGCATTTGAACTTTTACAGGAGGAGTGAATGTCTTGTCCGGCTTAATTTCTTTGATAATCCCTTTTTCTTTGAGGTATTCCTTCAAAATCCCGGTTCCCAGCATGCTGTTAAAAACAGACGAGCCGCCTGAAGAGGCCACCGCTACAGAAATATTATATTCTGGAAGTACAATCATAGCGGCTTTATATAAAACCGAGTCTCCTCCTTTAAACGCTGCTTGGATATTGTAATCCCCAAACGGATACAAATTTACGCTATCCCAGCCAAGTCCATAAGCAAAAAAGTTCTGATCGCCGTCGGATGGCCAAAGCCCATTTTTGTATTCTTCATTTAACATGGCTTTTGCCGACTTCTCGGACAGTAAATCTGTTTTACCCATTAATACTTCTGCCATTTTGGTCATATCTTCGGCTGTTGAATAAATGCCTCCCGTTCCAACCGCGCTTATAGCGTCCGTTGGCAACGCCCCCTCAAAGTTCGGCAGATAGGTTCTGGCAAGGGCTGTCCGGTCAAACTCATCCATAGGCGTTTTCGTATGTTGAAGACCTAAAGGCTCACTGATGTTTTTTTCGATAAATTCGGAATAGCTCATGCCGCTTAATCGCGCTACCAAAATTTCAAGCAGCGTGAAGCCATCGTTGGTGTAAACGGAAAATTCACCGGGATTGGCTTTCAAGGTCTGGGTTCGAAGACTGGCAAGTACATCTTCCTGTAAGTCCGGGTTGACATCGTCGAATAAAAAGGTGTTCCCGTAGCTGGTGCCATTAATACCTGATGAGTGATTTAACAACATTCGAGGTGTAATCTGCTTGTAACGTTCATCAGCCATTTTAAAATCTGCAACATAGGTTACAAAAGGCTCATCTAAATTCAGTTTACCACGGTCAACCCACATCATCACGGCTGCGGCAGCATACATTTTGCTAACCGAACCGATCCCATACATGGTATCTTTGGTAATCGGTCGGTCGCTATCTTTAGCGTAAACACCCTTACTTCCTGATAAAATGATTTCTCCATTATCCATAAGTGCATATTGTACGCTCGTCTCACCATATTGAGTGACCAAAGTATTGGCAATTTCATCTGCCTTCTTTTGCAACGGACGGTTCGGCTCCTTCGCAAATGCAATGGAAGAGGTTAGCATTATGCTGCTGGCCAATAAGACCGAAAATATTTTCTTCATGAAATTCCCCACCCCTCGTTGTACAAACATCCGACGCTTGAACCATATCGGTATGTTAGTCTTGTAGCATACTATAATACCACTCCAATAAAATGTCAACACACATAAAACCATGCCAAAATCCTGAAGCCAATAAGCATGGTGGTCATACTCATGGCATCTCGACAAATAAAAAAGGCTCCACCAAGGGGAGCGCATAGGATGATGTTATATAAAAAATGTCCTGAGCGCGCTGAATTCGCCCAAGACATGAAGAAGCTGGCAAGCCCCTTAAAATATAGAGCGTTTTGCCGTAAACCACCATCCGCCAGCCAGAAGTACACAAGAAATCAAGAAGGTTAGCCCCAAACCAGCCAGTAGCGAATCATTGAAGAGCAACACCATTAATCCGTTGGCTAATTTGTGCCGGAGTGGCGCAATCGATGTAAAGATCGGAATGGCAGCAATGATAATCACCCAGATGATCCACCCTATGATATGGCGCATTCCCGAGAATAAAAGACTTAACAGTGACAAGAGAAGCAAGTATGCTCCAAATTGGTAAATCAGCATGCCGGCTATGCCGAATTGACTCCAGCCGAAAATCTCAAGAATATTATATGTAGTTTCGTAGCTGCGGATAAAAGAAACTTCCAACTCAAACCATACCGTATTGAGTACCGCAAAAAAAGCAGCACAAACTATATACACCCACAATATTCCGTAGTAATAATCCTTGCGGGTTGCCCCTAAATTAACAACCCTTCTGAAAAGCTGTGCTGGCAAAATACTGCCGACGAAAATCAAAAACACGGTAAGAATATTCGCGGCGGAGACCTGCGAGTTCTCGCCGGGGCCTATGGACAGGCTTACGATTATGTTTGCCAGAACACTTACAGCAACAACGCCTAGAATAACGTAGAGATACAGCTTGAGTTGCAGAAAGGATGCTCTCAGTATGACAGTTAACTTATTCAATCCGCCGACCTCCTTCGACCAGATACGAGAAAAACTTCTGAAGCGTAAGCCCTTCGATCGTGAGGCTCAGCTTATTTGCCTGTACTCGGTCTTTATCCCCAAGTGCGCCATAAAGTGCCGAAAGAGTGCCTTTCCCGTAGATTTCGTTATAGATTACTAGTTTGTCACTAGTAAATTGTTTTACGGCTTCAGAACTGCCCGTAAGTACATGGGAATATTCGCGGATATGGTCCACGTCGTCATGCAGCAAGATCGTGCCAGCGTCCATAATGTAGACACTTTCAACAACT
This window encodes:
- a CDS encoding DeoR/GlpR family DNA-binding transcription regulator, with translation MSLASEERKLSIMNLLNEYGKVIAGDLARMFDVTSETIRRDLDELEKENKLKKVYGGAIKPKVEVEPTLFERACINQEAKEKIGYLAFTLIDDHDVIFLDEGTTPLQIIPFLSQKQEVTVLTSSISAMMSLIELKKREQFDGKIIMLGGVVSVKHLRVAGAFTEASMSDIFVNKAFVTVDALSMKHGFTSYDYEKAMLTRKWIQQSEMSIVLADSSKWNKRSMAKICDFESVDVVISELEPPEEWKTQLEDSNTKWMMPSESYT
- a CDS encoding MATE family efflux transporter, which gives rise to MGKSTIGNSDFNREMKGLVIPSVLQMLVANSFSLVNMLMVTNLGDGAVAVTAAAGRISFILSMILTAVYGMTSYITQYHGKHQLTLVRATFGFMLLTGIGISLLSFVVVSIWKEPILSLFIKDVELLPLGIQYVSIMVFVFLISAVRDAYAQALGSLGKVKITLYVGLCAMMINIILDYGLIYGRLGLPNLGVVGAAWGTLIATGTSLLFLIVFIYIKSYYLNIRIQELFSLPMILRKQVVKTITPLVFHEGMWSIGNMLYAVAFGSLSIAALTTFQLANTLQGYFMMGIHGFAYAAKVMIGQKLGQDNQEQAMDYARRYTRISVIAGIIVSVVMMMGSPFVAFIFPNLSTEVHASLGNILLLQGMVMTALFLNNVWIVGMFRAGGDNLFTMIMILMTTWGIALPAVFVGTYVFRLPMEWVYALFLCEEMSKAFIGYRRYRSQKWMRNLVGNHSETPTSA
- a CDS encoding CehA/McbA family metallohydrolase; its protein translation is MKDAVYVDKSKRTYKGNLHLHTTWSDGSQEASDVVAAFKDKGYDFISITDHDVFVRTTEYDSDSFIVLPGMERGGLNHVPDTDPGYHFGVLGDPTIESEKEQFQHLQSFEVPIPWEGSHSPQKLIDEMRAHGNLVIFNHPEWHLTRFEDMVQYDGFFAIEIYNHATEWTPSSSYGAAYWDHALQNGKRVFGIAADDSHNHDPNSKLAEYGGGWVSVQAEELSQQGMITALKKGQFYSSSGPEILDYRVVDGFVNVECSPCQHIMFKAFPQRGPFLGKFETGELMTSGSMMIQKDMQYIRVECVDENGRVAWSNPIFVGDLTEEE
- a CDS encoding serine hydrolase domain-containing protein, with the protein product MKKIFSVLLASSIMLTSSIAFAKEPNRPLQKKADEIANTLVTQYGETSVQYALMDNGEIILSGSKGVYAKDSDRPITKDTMYGIGSVSKMYAAAAVMMWVDRGKLNLDEPFVTYVADFKMADERYKQITPRMLLNHSSGINGTSYGNTFLFDDVNPDLQEDVLASLRTQTLKANPGEFSVYTNDGFTLLEILVARLSGMSYSEFIEKNISEPLGLQHTKTPMDEFDRTALARTYLPNFEGALPTDAISAVGTGGIYSTAEDMTKMAEVLMGKTDLLSEKSAKAMLNEEYKNGLWPSDGDQNFFAYGLGWDSVNLYPFGDYNIQAAFKGGDSVLYKAAMIVLPEYNISVAVASSGGSSVFNSMLGTGILKEYLKEKGIIKEIKPDKTFTPPVKVQMPESLNQYNGVYAAAADSPKEIEIKDGEIDMPVLLGGYIPAQKYVYVGDDHFKSEDGTVTLSFEQQNNGITYIKASAYLNFPGLDQSSLTFYDSQKVEPVQLNKAVSDAWTERVGKDYLLLTERPSSEALFVPLVPSKLLIDVKNGYVAGSKILDENNAVNAVQIPVASGRDTTDLKFYKENNAEYLKMYNMTFINKADLPSMYEGKTSSTTIQANGFARWYQINDKAANKTITVNLPTNTSFAVYDENNTCVSFSTVSGKNTAKLPVNGYVGFFGKASDVFLITLK
- a CDS encoding CehA/McbA family metallohydrolase gives rise to the protein MRDVTLLCTGRQKYKGNIHAHSVRSDGMYTVEQMIAAYRSKSYDFMCLSDHEIYFHSDEYDTETFIMLDGYEMACNMERDTTGQQYHLHGLLDRSRKVEKPFQHDEEHEKPDYENLDTIQQLIDEMRSKGNLVIMNHPEWSKNREEDLLQLEGYAAIEIYNHQSEIQEAVGYGVSYWDYVLKRGKQVNAIAADDAHGGPTDMAVSEFYGGWIVVEADQLEQQAIIEAIKAGQYYSSNGPMIHELCIKNDRLQVTCSPVRSIRFITFPNNGLAEMDPTGENITEAEYPIQNNEQYVRVECVDASGKVAWSNPIYPKSERNLLEEL